The following is a genomic window from Neofelis nebulosa isolate mNeoNeb1 chromosome 12, mNeoNeb1.pri, whole genome shotgun sequence.
GAAGGATAGAAAAATGTGCAATGAGATCGGTTTAGCTTTCTTTCTGAAacgtgtatatgcacacacagaaGACACCTAGATGTTCACACTGCTGGTGTCTGGGTGGTGGAAGACACGAAGGTTTGGaaatggggaggaagagaaggaagaagcagagggagaagcaggagaggggagatgtAAATGAATCTTGGGCCACCAGCGAATCCTGGAATCCTGGCCAGGCACGTTTGTGAAGACCGAGGAGGCCAGACAAGATGCCAGACCTCAAGGCTCTCCCTTGGCCAGTTCCAAACAATGAACCACTGGATGAGCCAGAAAGCAGAAGCCTCAGCAAATAGGCCCGTGACAATGCAACAAATAGCTGGAGTGTGCCTGTCCTGGccccagagaaagggaaagtcaGGAAAGGGAGCAGGGAGAAAATCCTCCTGGTGCTcagcttccctgcccccaccctcctggaGACCTCTGCCCCCTCAGTATAACCCCTAGAATCCTGAGCACCTGCACTCTTCTTTCCCCAAAGGGGACCCTCCTGGAACGAGGCACCATCCCCGAACCCTGGGGCGAAGGACCCTCCTCTTTCTCATCTCCTGAGGGAGCCCATGGGGCCAGCTACCAGCTCACCTGAACAAAGACCGGGAACACCAGGACCTTGGGGGCCAGGGTGACATAGGTGCCATAGCTTGAGTGTGGGGTGTGCGGCCTCATGACCGGGCAGTTCTGGTAGTTCCCATGGCCCTTCATGGTCTGCACTGTCTTCATCAGCCGGGACTTCTTCCCCAGGCCTGTGTAGGACTTCCCTTTACTGGGACCACCTGATTCTGTGGAACAGAAATGGGGGACCATGAGCCATTTCCACGCAAAGCCATCCCTGCATCACCTGCAAAGACATCCTTTCCGCAGACACGGGGAACACAGACTCAGCCAGTCCATCACCATTTACTGAGCATATGCTACATGCAGGGCCCTATGCAAGGTACTGGGAACAGAGCGGGGCCTCAGAAGGGCCTCAGGCCTCAAGGAGTTCCCTCACACTCCAATGGGAGTTACACATAAACAAGCGACTCCAGGACTCAGATGGAGCTGGCAACCACCAGCTAGGCTAGGGGCACCGTCCAGTGTCCAGAATCCGAATCAGACTTACCAGCTTGGCCTCATACTTTTCAAAATTGGGaaacctctggggcgcctggctggcgcagtcggttaagcgtccgacttcagccagatcacgatctcgcggtccgtgagttcgagccccgcgtcaggctctgggctgatggcttggagcctggagcctgtttctgattctgtgtctccctctctctctgcccctcccccgttcatgctctgtctctctctgtcccaaaaataaatttaaaaaaaacgttgaaaaaaaaaaatttttttttaaaaaaattgggaaacCTCTCCTATTTGAAAAATCAGACGAGCTGACCTCACCAGGCCCACGGTCCCACGTAGAAGCATCCGTCAGTTGGACTGCCCTGTGTGTCAGATGCGCGCTCTCCCTGCCACCACCATTCCCACAGCTCCCTAGACATGCCCAGCACAGCTCACCTGTTACATCGCCCCCCAGGTCCCTCGGACAAAGGGACTGGAGGTCCAGTGGTAACCTGGGCTTCCCCAGGCTGTATGGGAGCCTTCTCTCTATTAGCCACGGGGGCGGGGACGGCCTGGCTCACGTAAGTCAGTCTATAATGAGCGGTGCACCTGCTGCCCCAGGTCTCGGGAAAGAGCGCCAGCTCTGAAGCCACATGGCTGTGCCCAGacccttttcctctctgcttaCTAGCTTGGTGACCTTTAGCCACTCACTTCCCCCACCCTTAGAGACTTGCTTTCCTCCGCTGCAATAATATTACCAAGTTCAATGGGTTGCTGTGAGCATTCAATGAGATGCTCCAAGTAAAGCATCCACAATGATGCCTGGAACCCGGTAAGTGCACCAGAAAAGTTAGCTGCTAACTTATTGTGGCTCTTGCTGTTGTGGTTCCTCCACTTGGAAAAGCAAGTCAATCAGGTGCCCCACAGGCTGAAAATCCTAGGCTTCACTGCAGCCAGAAGATACTATGGCTGGCCACCAACTCACCATTATTCTAatcaggaaaaggagagagagaaggaagcaccTTCAGGGAAGAGAGCAGAAGGCTGCCCAGCAGGGGACACTGCTGGACATACACCCCCAACAGAGCAAGCAGTAGCAAGCAGGTCTTTCTCGTGCCCTGTCCACCGGGCGGAGGCGCAAAGCACAGAGTAGCTAAAAAGTCAGGGATTCTTAGGTGTGAGCAGGTAGGAAGCCAACTTCAGATCCTCCTGCTCTGCATACACCTGGGCCCCCTCCGAGGGGCTCCTGCTGCCTGGTGGGCAACTGACCTGGATGCCTGGCCCATGTCCCAGGACCCAGGTCCCTTTCCACCACTCCCCTGTCCTGGCAGCCAGGGGGCAAACAGGTGGTCTGACCCCAGCTACCTCTGGGGGAAGTTCCCCACCAACGCGAGGTCCATGGCCTCAAAGGAAAAAACTCAGTTCGGAAGATTTCACACTTATTTCCTCCGCCCACCGCATGCCCCTTCTCCCCGAGCAGGGTGAGAAAAACAAGTCAGCTCCCCCATCACAAGTGACCACCCATCACAGCCATAACTTGGGGGCAGGACTCAAACCATAATAACTTAAACCACTTCCTGCCTCTTTGAGGAGTGGCTTAGAGAAGAGTAgaaagggtgggggaaggggacagatgCATGGAACTAGTTAGCTAGCTCCTACTCTGATCTGGCCATGGACCTCAGCCCCAGGGGGGGTCTGTGCCCTTTGCTGAAAGAGCCCATCCTGGGTCTCAAGAACTGCACTGGATTTGAGCTGGTCGAGAAACTTGAACTTGAGCCCTGGCTCCCCCAGACTCTGGCTGTGCAACCCTGAAcagtttccttcctcctctcagctagagttttctcctctgttaagtggggctggtggggggctCTCACGACAGGCCTGAAGGGAAAGGGCTTCATGAACGGTACCAGAGTGGGGTGCACAGGGGATTATCACAAACCCAAGCCGACAGATAATAAACGCATCAGGGCTGGTGTTAGGACAGGGCTGCTGGGTCTCAAACCATACTGTGAATGAGGTCACAGGGTCAATCTGAAACTAGACACTCTATCTGAACATGACCAAGCCTAGACCAGAGATGGCAAAACCACACAAGGCTGACAAGTGAGGGACTGGGGCAAAACAGACCAAAATTAAAGGGTACCATTTGCTGATGCCAAAATCTGGGCCCTGAAGGTCCAGTCTCAGGCTTGTACAAGAATCTATGTCTTCCCTTCCCTAGCCCAGCTGCACACACAGGGTCGTCACAGCACCTTCGCCTTGGGCCTACAGAGCCAAAAATAAGCCGTGTGACATGCCTCTGCCTTCAGGTAGGAAAAGTCTGcttagccccattttatagaccaGGCAACTGAGCCCTGGAGTGGTTGGGTGACTTTCCAGGGACATCTGGCCAGTTTATGGTACAAAGCAAGATCAATTCAACCTATGCAACAGTCATGCCTGGGAGCCCCATCTCCACACACCCTGGATCACCTGTGATAAATGGGCATGGCTCTCCAAAAAGGATTCTCtaaactatcttttttaaaaaaacagtccAGTTTGCAACGGAGCTGCTGAGCTCTGCAAAGTCAACCCCCTTGACTTCCCACCTGCTACCTCTTAACATCCTCTGGTCCAAGCCCCGACATCGCCCCTTTTTGCTAGGACACCTGCTTCACTGACCAAACACAGTAAGTACTCGGCTTTGCTCTGGCTTCCGAGGCGAGCCCTGGCAGCCATCCCACTCTGGCAGTAGAGAATCTGAGGCTGGGCCCCTTCGAAGGGCAGGGGACAATGCTGAGGGCCCCAGCGGCCCTGGGGAACATGCCAGCTACAAGCAGCAAGTGCCCTGGGCCTCGGAATGGTACCAGATCCCGTTCAACTCTGGACGGCTCCATCCTGCCCCACGAAAGGAGCCTGGGCAGCCCAACCAGAGGAGGAAGCACAAGTCGGTACCGCGGTGACAGCCCCAGCCTCTGGAGAACCCCAAGTGTGTTTAAGGAAAGGTTCAGTTTCACCCCTTCCTCTGAAATCCGGGACTTGGGGCCATGAAGACTTGATGGTTGACAAAGAGAAAAGATGTTCTTGTATACCCAAAAAAACTATCGTCATggagaataaatgaaggaaggtcAATTCTTAATACAACGCGTTCAAAAAGCCACCGTTGTTATTAACACCGTCATCATGTCCTTacttgtccctctctctctccacagctTTGATGACCGGGCCCTTCTTGGTTCACTAAATCTGTGGATACGGGTTGGGAGGACACCAAGAGGCATCTCTGAGGCCAAGAAGGAATCACTCCCACACCACCAGCCCACTACTGGCAACACACCCCTCCAGCCCCCTTCCTCTGTGACCAGCCTTTCAGCCCTAGAAGCAACCAGCCAGCGTCATTCTCCTTCACTCAGTCACTCAGCAGAAATTGTACCGAGTACCCGCTGTCTGCCACACCCTGGGTCCGGCACTGGAGACGCAGAGATGGGGCGGCCCAGGCCCTGCCCTTAATGAAGTCACCATTTAGCAGTGACATCTCCACTCTAACCTAATGCGCTGACTAAAAGCTTTTCAAGAACtcagtgttgaatcactatccGACTCCTCTCCAGAAGGAACGCAGATTCATTTCCAACAGACCAGGCCTACCCACCCGAATGGCCTACCCTGGAGAGAATGAAGATGCCTTCCATCAGCAGCTCTGGGCCTGATGGGAACCCTTTTCCCTCCCGAAAGGCGCGGGTACTTTTCCAAGAACCTGCTACCAGCCAGCATCGACTTCACGCCGCTgttggggagggaggcaaggaagcGAGTTTGCAAGCGGCTGGGAAAAGGCCCCTCTCAAGGAAGGAAGTCAACAGGTATTCCGTAGGTGCTAAAGGGCTCAAGCATAGGACCACCAGGCAAGGCTGGTCATAGCTTTCCAGACACCAGCTGGACTCCAGTCAGCTGGACCCTGGCAGGCACGTAGGCACATTCCCTATAGGAGCGCCCAGTCAGCTGCGGCACCAAGACTGGTATCTCCCTTCCTGGGAGAAGGACctgggttttttgtgtttttttaagtttatttatttattttgagaggtgggggaggggctgtgacagggggagacagaatcccaagcaggttcctcgcagtcagcgcagagcccaatgcagggctcgaactcacagactgtgagatggtgacctgagccaaaatcaagagtcggtcacgtATCCAacagagccaaccaggcaccctgagaagaCCCTGGTTTTGAGCTCAGCTTCTTTCCCTGGATCTTAAAAAATAGGGACGGGGGTGggacggcgcctgggtggctcagtcagttgagcatccgacttcgactcaggtcatgatctcgtggtttgtgggttcgagtcccacgtcgagctttgtgctgacagtgcggagcctgcttgggattctctccctctctctccgcctctcctccactcatgctttctctccctctctcaaaataaataaactttaaaaaaagatagggtcaggggtgcctgggtggctcagtgggttaagcgtcggagttcggctcaggccatgatctcacggcttatgagttcaagccccgcgtcgggctctgtgctgacagctcagagcctggagcctcttcagattctgtgtctttctctctctctctgcccctcccctgctcacactctgtctctctctgtctctcaaaaataaataaaaacattgaaaaaaaaattttttaaagatagggtCAGATTCAAAGGCCAAAAGAGAAGAACCTATCGAGTTCCAAGACAGCCATCTTCTGCATAGCCTCTCTCAGTGGGCAGACAACTGCCCCTCCCGACAACCCTCTGAGGTGGAAATCatcagccccattttatagatgaagaatcCGAGGCTCACTGAGGGAATATGAATTGCTCACGGCCACACAGCTCTGATTtgagccctccctgccccacttcCGTGCAGGCCCGACCACGGTGCCTGTGGCACCTAACATATATTGGTTGCTCAGTAAAAGTGAGTGAATCCCAGTTGAATGCACTATCTCCTGGGCTGCTGTGGGAAGATCCCGTCTTCGTTCTCAGCTGAGGCTCCAAGGATGAAAGACACTGGTTCAGCGAGGGAGGGCGGGCGTGGGGAGGAAAGACGGTCTGTGTCAGTATGCTGGGGATCTTACAACTGGCCTCACAtctccctggggctgggagggcaCAGCAGCAGAGGACAGACCCACCTTCGGGGATGGCATCCTCCTGGTACAGAGGCCGCAGCAGCTGCAAAGGAAGGCAGAAGAATCGCATCAGCTTGGCTCCAGGAACGGGGAGGGCCAACCAGGCGGGCTGCTCACCCACCGCCTGGGgataggaaaggaggaaaaacagcGGCCAGGCTAAGGAGCACAGGGAGGTGCTTGGAGGGATCAGAGAATCCAGAATCTTCTAGAATGTTAGGGTTGAACAAGGTTTTAGCTTTCATCCAGTATAACCCCTAGGCTGAGTCCCCAGCTTTCTGGATGGCGGCTGGTTCCGAAGTGCCTTCCAGGGAACACCGGCACTGCAGGACCCTAAGAGGCCTGCCGTACGGCTGTACCAGCAGGGGAATTCCGAAAATGCTGGGTTAAACCGTCCTCTACTGCAGGATACCCTCAGAGCCTCGAGTAACCTACTCCATCCACATGGGGAATCTTgtccagaagaggaggagagttTGGGTTAGTCCTCAAACTTATTTGACCTCAGACACTTCTTTCCCAGAGTATCTCACGGGATTAATGTTTTGGGGCATGAACTCCGGCACCCCATCATGCCATCGGGCAGTGTCTGCTTTCACACCTCCCCTGACAGGGGGTCACCCCTATCACAGCAGCCTATCCCCCTGTAGAAAAAGCCCAGACTGGCAGAAAGCTCTTCCTTCTTTTGAGGTGAAATCTTCCACCCTATGACATCCCCTGGCCCTGGATCTGTGCCCGGAGGCCACAAAGACCCATTGCTCTCTTTCCCCCGGAACAGCCCTGGGGCAGCCAGAGTTAACACACACCCTGCCTCCTCACTGGCACTCCCAGCCCCTTGCAGGCTCCTCCCTGCATGCTCTTGTGCGAGGCCAGCGCACGCCCATCACCTTCTCCGAACCCGCTGTCCATACCTGGCTCCCAGGGTTCAGTGGGGCCAGGATGATGTAGTTGGGGTCAGTGGAGGCGGTGGCACGGGACAGTGCAGGCAGGGTGTGCTGGCCCCCGCGCTTGGCCACCTCTGTGTAGCGTTCCCAGCCACCGAGTAGTAGCCCATCTGAACTGTCGCACACCAGGTGACAGCTGTGGCGCTGCTCAGGCCGTGCCTGGGCCCCGTGGGTGCAGTTCTTCTCCCGCTTATTGGGGGGCGACTGGAGGTCGTGCGTCGACTTGCAGGAGGCCCGCCGCAGGACCCCGCCGTCTGGCCCTGGCTTGACCTGGGGGACCATGCGCCACACGAGCAGGATGATCTCACTGGGGCAGCTCCTAGagttggcagggggaggggtcaCACAGAGAAGTTGAGTTGAGGGTAGGGTCTaaagggcagagaagaagggtgggggagggggagagaagcccCGGCGGTCAGGCAGGAAGGGAGGTAAGAGGCCACCTCAAGCAGAGACAGCGAAGGGGTCCCTTAGGTCAACTCTAGTTGACTGGCAGTGGCTGAGAAGGACCCTGAGGCCATGGCCAGGTGAAACGAGAGTACCAAACTCAACCAGTGATGTGGGTCATGGGCAAAGTATAAGCAAGGGAGGAGCCAGCAAGCCACCTACGTGCCACCCCGTCTACAGTCATTCTAGAAACAAACGTAAAATGGGTCATGAGAGTTTTACCCCAGCGGGTCCAAATGTAGGGGACCCAAACACTCCAAAGAATAATTTCTCAAGTGCGCAAGTGAAACATTCCCAACATCTACACGTCCTTTAGAAACAACGGGAAAATAACGAGCTGAAGTAGAAAGTGACGCCCTGGAGCCGCGCCGTGAGCCACAGAGTCAGTTTGAGAGCTTCTTCCCCGCTATTTGCTCCGGGATCCAAAACTGCTCCGACCCTGAACCTTCCATTTTCGGGCCAAGAAACCCATCCCCTGAGGAGCAAAGTGAATTGCTCACAGCTGCgaggaggagggggcgggagCCGCCTTGTGCCCAGGGCAGGGGGTTTGGGGAGGTGTGCCATCAGCCCGAGGCCCAGAGCTGCCCACCGCCCCTGTCACCGGATCTCATGCGCCAGCTCCACGCATTTCCAGTGCTCCACAGGCCTCTCGTTCAGCTGTAGCACGGTGTCCAGCTGCTGCAGCCCTGCCCGCTCTGCCGGACCCCCTGCACGGACAAAGAAAAGCCACCTGAGGGCTCCCGAAGCCCTGACACACCAATGACACGACCCATGAGATGACCTAGAGTCATGGCCCCCGCGGCGGCCTCAACAAGTCTGGccctctctgtttcctcatctgcgaaaTGCAGGGCCAACCTCAGTGGCTCGCGGGGGCCTCGGAGGGAGGCACCCGTTCGCCCTCACGTCTTCTCTGCCTGCTCACTCCTCGGCCCGTCCACCCTTCCAGCCAGGCCCCCACctcgctctcactctcgctctcgctctcactccCCAAGggttccccccctcctcccccgagAACCCTTCCTTGTTGCCAGGCTCAGacacttcattcattctttaacaCCATTCCCTGAGTGCCCGCCTTGTGCCGGTCCCCATGCAGGCACGGGGGGGACACACCCCGATCCCCAAGCCCTGGCTTCCCCTCTGTGAAAAATAGGGAGAGCATGCCTATTTTTAGTGCTAATCAGGCTTGGAATAGGATAAAGTACCGATTCCAAATAAAGTCCATAAATGACTCTCATTTTCCCATGCAGCCCTTACTGAAAATGTAGGTTTAGTTCCTGTTTAACATGACtgggaaacaaaatataaaaaacctattttcattttgataaaaaaaaaaaaaaattgtgaatctATTTTCATAGACCTCAGTTTCATgtgtggacatttaaaaatagtattcttTGGTTTTGAAAAACGAGGACACTGCTCCAGGTTGGGGCTCCCCTTTGAACTCTCGCATCTTGTTTGCAAAGCCAGGTGCGTGGTGAGGGGAGCGGGACCGGCATCACCCAGCCGCTCACTTACCAGAATCCACAGCCTGGACTCGAACCGGAGAGTCACAGCAGATGGTGAAGCCAAAGCCGTCCTTCCCCCTCGGGATGGTGATCTAGGACACAGCCCCGCCCAGTTACTCCCAGAAGCCACAAGGCTGCTGCCTCTGCTCCAGGGTCGAGAAGCCCACAGGCCCTACCCCAGAGCCACCCTCCTCTCCAAGGGAGCTGGAGCCAAGAAGGAGGCTGGCCAGCTCTTGCCGTTCCTATCTTGGCCCAGGCGGCTTGAGCACTGGTTTGTGGGCCAAGCAGGAAGGCTGGGAACTCAGGAGGTAAAGCCAGGCTGACCCAGCAGGGCCTAGGATGGACAGAGCCTTGGAAGTGCAAACCTCACCTTCCTCAGACCCCACAGACACACGGTCCAGTCCTTTACCAAAGAGCCCACTGGACCTGCACATCTCCACCTCggtcccttccttcttcctccccaccacccgccccccctccccccggggatTCACAGAGCATCTGTCCAGGGCTGGCCCTGTGCGGAAGGCCCAGAAACAAAGCCCACCTGGTTGCTACTCTCCCACGgcacaggggagggaagagagggacacATGTACTCACAACCTCCGGCCAAGGGTCAGGGGACAAGTGCAAGGGTTCTCAGGGAAGTCCATTGCCGGGGCCTCAAGGCATCCAGTGAGGGCTCCCAGGTGAGGGGGCAGGCAAGGGCACAGACGGGCCTCCTGAGTGAACCTGAACTAGCCACTGACCTCACTGTGCCTGCTGCATGGCAGATCCACAACCCTACTTTCAGAAGTCCCAGGAAGGGGCCCTACCACctggatcttttatttttttcaagtttatttatttagagagagacagagaacactagttggggagaggggcagagagacagggacagagaagcccaagcagcctccacactgtcagcacagagcctgatgcagggctcaaactcacagagcatgagagcacgacctgagccgaaaccaagagtcggacatttaaccaatggagcgacccaggctccccaatcccctttttaaaaagtaggctccacacccaatatggggcttgaactcacgaccctgagatcaagggtcagacgctctgCTGCCAACCAGGCAGCCCTCGGATCTCTTTCCAAAGCAACACAAAATTATCAAGCTCCTGATGCATGCCGGGTTCTGCTGAGGTATCAAGGCATGGGGGGGCCGGTCTTTGGGTCCTAGAGGGTGACAAGAATATGCAGATCTCTCCAAAACGAAGGACACAACATGCACCAGAGCCGAGTATGAGGACAGAGCTGGGAACAGTTCTTTGTGCTTGGCTTTGGACGGCAGGCTCAGTGCAAGGCAGGCTCGGTGTGCGGTAGGAACTCAGCAAGTGCTTAGTGAGGACAGCCCAGCACTGTCCCACCAGCAGCAGGAAACTGTCGGGGTGCAGTGCTGTCTGCTAGCCGGTTCAATTCAGCCTTGCTCCCCTTCTGCATACTGCCAGTTAGACTTTGGGTGGGGTACGGACAGCCCAGACCTTGCCTCCCCAAAGAGCAACTCCAGGCTGCTCTGAGCAGGTTTATGAAAGCTACAGACCTAAGAGGGTCAAAGTCAGAAAGGGGTTGAGCGGGGCCCCAAGAGACTCCCTGGGAGAAGTGGACATGGAGGGGGCCCTGGTGAGGCACAAGGGGGGCAGGTCGAGAAAGAAGCCAGCTCAACAAGCTGGAAAAGGTCGAGGGCCAGTGGCCTTGTCAGGACACTCGTGTCTCCTTCCTTTAGGGGTTGTCTCTTCAAGGCTGGGCACCTGGCATTCACCTGCCAGCTGTCCCGAAGGCCAGGCATGAGGAAGGGGAGGGCCGGGGGACCCAGGGTGACCAAGGCCCTTGGAGGCTGTCAGGGAGGCCCCTGAGGCTCTGCTTCCCACCAGCCCTGGGCCTGGATTCAAAGCGAGTTTGTAAAACAGGAAATCTGACAgacaaggggaagggggagggggcaggaaaatACCCTGTTCCCATAAGAATTCTGGGAAAACACGCAGCtaagacaggaagagaaaaaaaatggaaagaaagaaagaaaaacaaaccgtAGAGTGAGTGTGAAAAGCCCAGGCTGGGCTGAGGGAAGATGTCAGGAGCCTGATCCACTCCATGTGACTCACAAGGACTTCAGGGGGCCTCTCAATCCATCCTCAGCCCAAGCAGAAGCTGGGATTACAAAGTCTTTC
Proteins encoded in this region:
- the RGS3 gene encoding regulator of G-protein signaling 3 isoform X6 produces the protein MNRFNGLCKVCSERRYRQITIPRGKDGFGFTICCDSPVRVQAVDSGGPAERAGLQQLDTVLQLNERPVEHWKCVELAHEIRSCPSEIILLVWRMVPQVKPGPDGGVLRRASCKSTHDLQSPPNKREKNCTHGAQARPEQRHSCHLVCDSSDGLLLGGWERYTEVAKRGGQHTLPALSRATASTDPNYIILAPLNPGSQLLRPLYQEDAIPEESGGPSKGKSYTGLGKKSRLMKTVQTMKGHGNYQNCPVMRPHTPHSSYGTYVTLAPKVLVFPVFVQPLDLCNPARTLLLSEELLLYEGRNKAVEVTLFAYSDLLLFTKEDEPGRCNVLRNPLYLQSVKLQEGSSEDLKFCVLYLAEKAECLFTLEAHSQEQKKRVCWCLSENIAKQQQLAASPPESKKLHPYGSLQQEMGPANSTNATQDRSFTSSGQTLIG